GTTGAGCTTCCATTGATGGTTTTGGATTTTTATGTATTTTTGTGAACTGGGTTTCTGTTGCTTAGTAAAATAAGCACTTCAACATTGAGGAATTGTTTGATATTGTACTGGAAAAATTCTTAGAATATGGACTAAAATTGAAGAGTAATTATGTGAAGTGAGGTTGGGAAGACCTGTTTGCCTTAAGTGAGGTTGTTTTGTCAGCTTTGATTATTAAACAGTTGATTTTGGCCTAAAATTGAAGAGTAATTATGTGGTAAAAAGTTGAATGGTGAATCCTCTCTTAACTTTAAATTGGTCTTGTTTAACAGGCCTTGATGATGATCACCAGAAAAAGATTGAAGCTTGGCATTATTTGCTAATTGTTTTTTGGTTTCTGAGCGAAAATCAGCATCATTAGCTAATTGCTTTTTGGTTTCTGAGTGAAAATGGCCTTGTGGGTAAGTCTGCAGTTCACAACAAGATTGAATCTTGGCATCATTTGTTGATTGTTTATTGGTTTCTGAGATTTAAGTTTCATGTCTCATGAGTGTGAATTATGTTATTTTGTCGAACATTTCTTAAGCtgtaggagggtatggaggactcatattagggtagaaggctagtaggtagtcgcgtttatcctttcttacgagtagttatattgctctatagtttcttgtctcttgatttctgcgagtatctgttggtttataatgacttatttactttcattgttttcattttcataattgctttgatttgtttgcccgtatctgacctttcttatgctttttcttgagccgagggtcttccggaaacagtctccctacctaaggtgggggtaaggtctgcgtacactctaccctccccagaccccacgttgtgggattcactgggtatgttgttgttgtagtgggATTAATGATAAAtcaatttattttcttcttttttcccctTTGTTCAGTTCACAAGATTGGAAGGCTAGGCTGAACATACCACCACCTAATACTCGATACAAAACAGAGGTAAATTGGAAATTGATCTCTATCCGTGTAGCTCAATACATTGTATTCTCTTTGTGACAGAATGATCGTCTACCATGTATGTTGTGGTTCTTCCCAATGTCAATTTTCATCTATCTGTTTCATACAACACACTGGTTTCACATCTGTCATAGGCAGTTTCATTAACAAGTTGTTGCTGAAGAATTGAATCATAAGTAACATGCTATAAGAAATGAGGTGGCCCGACTAGCATCTCATAAACTATTAGCTTGAGGCTTGAGTCACAAAATTTTGTCATAGAATGCTTGCAGGTGAAACAATTCTTTTTAAGTGATAACCATTGTGATGGACCAAATAAGAAAGTAGGATATCTTTTTGGGACAAAGGGACTGATTTTTCTCTTGCTGAGATTTTCCCTTAGTTATGTTAGTTCAGCTTATGTCTTTGTCACTTTTCCGTCTTTGGTCTTCCTCACGTTATTATTGATCTAACTCGTAAGTGCTTTTGTGCCTGATTTAACCCATTAGGAGAACGAGATGATTAGACAATTAACTGGGAAACAAAAATAAATTGCTTAtatgttaccttctcaaaaaaaaataaaaaaattgcttATGTAGAGTTGCTGACAGATGTCATATTTCTCACACAAGTGCTAGAAAAGTGACAATATTCATATGATCTGTAGCATAGCATTGTAAGTCTACATTTCtaatcatcttcatgatttaaaAGCCTTCATATTATTCGTACAAAGTGTTAGAGAGTGTGAGGCTATTCAAATGTGTACCACATCATTTGAAGTCTATATTTATAATCTTCTACATGTTTTAACTAgggctacaacttctctttatcAATGTTTAGCTTACATAGGGCTACAACGTCTCTTTATAAATGCGCAGCTTACATAGTTACCACAAGAATGTTTTATTATAGTGGGAATAGTACTTCTTTGTCATAGGTTTTTTGAAATTTCCCTTCTTCAAAAATAGATTGTAGTAGAAATTAGGTAATTTGAGTTGCTTTAGGTGCATTAAAAGAATTCTGACAGCTAATGGCCAATAGCTACTTTATTTTCTTTGCAAATTCTCCAGCAACAGATCCTAGAATGATAAAGATGCAAATAACCATTGTTTTGGAAATGGATTGGTAAAGGGCCCAGCTTGCCAATTGGCTCTGGTGTTTTTCAGGGCATCAcagactttataaggttaatttagtGGAtaggcctggtggtaattggcttgagccttggggtgctccctttcaaggtctcaagttcgaaacccactgggtgcaaacaatttctgagggccatcggactggggcaaaatcctgaattacccgtggtgcacttgcgggaaactccttgccgagggcctgtgcacccccgggattagtcggggttCAAAGAGACctggacacccggtgcttaatccaaaaaaaaattagtggATAGTGTTGTTTATGTAGTTGGAGCATTTGGGATGCATTGCATCTCTCATAAATTCGTAAAAGTCTTGTATTTcagactttataaggttaatcGTTTTGACTGTGTTCCTTTTATTCAGCTTGGTTATATAATTTATAGGCGAGTCGTACGTTATTACTCTGGAAAGGAGGATGGGATGGGTGAGTAGCCGCGTGCAACTTTCAGATAGTTTCTATTCTGCTTTACGATGTCATCGAGCTGACCCTtgtttcctcttactatttcagATGTGAGAAAGGCTTTACCCCGAGGCGTTCAAAAGAAGTCTTATCATTCCCCTTAAACAACCAGTTACTCATGATCAATTGGAGTATCACCAATTCAGTTTCGACGTAATCTTGTCCTGGAATTTATTGCAGGATGTCTTTTCAAGAAGCCGAGGTTAAGGTATATGACCAGTGTATTCGTGAATGCTTATTGATTATGTATTGATACCAGGAAAatgtagagatttttttttttttttttaaagactgAATATTTTTGCCACGGTTGAACCGTgggtaattcttttttttttctttcaaaactgTATATATTTGCCACGGTTGAACCGTGGCTAATGTTATATGCTGAATTAGTTCCGCGGTCAAATTAGCCATGAATAACCGTGGCTAAATGAACACAAAACCGTGGCTAACGAAATGTTACCACGGACGATAAAGTCGTGGGTAATTTCCTCGCGACGCCCTTGATGGGCACGGTGTTAACCGTGGCTAAGACTAGTTAGCCACGATGTTGGTACCATTTAGCCACGTTATTGACCGTGGCTAAAATGCGTGTTTTTGGTAgtgagtagtctagcttaatgtTAAGCCAAGTgacgtaatatgaacaagccacttggcaacaaattttatttgcattaattataaaagaagttataattgtagttcaaaatattacctaatttaaaaaaaattggttgTTCTAGACTTCCAATAATATAGTGATGACTGCTCTAAATTTAACATAGCACGGTAAAATAAATTTTCTCCATCCATAATTTGCCAAATTTATCATGTAACAATTACAATAGATTAACACTGCATATTACAGTTGTGTTACTAATAAATTAGAATATATACAATTCAAATTTTaacatataaaaaataatattattatcagcatattatttaatttattgcATTTGTTTCTTTTACTATGTTTAGATTTTGaagacaaattttaattttgactATGAAAATGAATAATTGATTAACAAATAAGTAACATATATGGTAAAATAATATTGTGAGCAAGAGCCTTTTCAAAAAAGAATCTATGGGGATTACTATATATTCAGATTCTAACCACTAGGACAATACGAATCTTTAGCGTATACATCATATGGAAAAAAAGAACTAGGTTGAGTTCATTACTTTCTTCAAAGAAACGACTTCGAAAACTAATTTTATCTATGAGATATCGATATGTATGACAAATAAGTCTAGCCTAGGATTATGGCAAGCTGCTGCGTAGGAGAAAGACAAGTGGTAGTTTTAGGACAAATTAGTTAGGTTAGACAATAATTAGTTACTATttcaaattataatttaaaaataataaataaatataaataaatctgTAATTAATCAAGAACAATACAAATTctactttatattttttttttaaaaaaataactgATTTTTCGGGGGAAAACAACCGCGACCGTATTTAGTCCGGAAAACCATCTCTACAATTATGGAGGTAATTAAATAATCAATTAAATATAATCAAATTCAAGATTTAAGGGGAAGTTAACTAACAGAGATTTGAGGTAgttacaaagaagaagaagaagagagtgaTTAATATTAAGTCACTTTTTTCTATCATCAACCGATTCTCCAA
The sequence above is a segment of the Lycium barbarum isolate Lr01 chromosome 6, ASM1917538v2, whole genome shotgun sequence genome. Coding sequences within it:
- the LOC132643500 gene encoding N-terminal acetyltransferase B complex catalytic subunit NAA20-like, which codes for MLFLEPRVFRKQSPYLRWGSQDWKARLNIPPPNTRYKTELGYIIYRRVVRYYSGKEDGMDVRKALPRGVQKKSYHSP